A genomic window from Glaciihabitans sp. INWT7 includes:
- a CDS encoding PhoH family protein — MASSDITAPSPEERSAQHVVIRVDGVAMVRLLGPQDRLLKTIERQYPQVSVLVRGNEITLDGDSRQVAAAARLVEELVLMVRGDRERGENVLDERSVTESAKMLASDQRVSPAELLSQAILTSRGKSIRPKTLGQKEYVDAIDENTIVFGIGPAGTGKTYLAMAKAVQSLQRKEVERIILTRPAVEAGERLGYLPGSLTDKIDPYLRPLYDALNEMMDPEVVPKLLAAGTIEVAPLAYMRGRTLNNAFIVLDEAQNTTPEQMKMFLTRLGHGSKMVITGDITQVDLPVGASGLQLVTRVLDEIDEIHFARLTSEDVVRHNLVGRIVDAYTKYDAERQAQRFDREQGGRS, encoded by the coding sequence TTGGCCAGTAGCGATATCACAGCACCCTCTCCAGAGGAGCGGTCCGCACAGCACGTCGTCATCCGTGTCGATGGGGTCGCGATGGTGCGACTACTCGGACCGCAGGATCGGCTGCTCAAGACCATCGAGCGGCAGTATCCGCAGGTCTCCGTGCTCGTGCGCGGAAACGAAATCACCCTGGACGGGGATTCCCGTCAGGTGGCCGCCGCGGCGCGGCTGGTAGAGGAGCTGGTGCTGATGGTGCGCGGCGACCGTGAACGGGGAGAGAACGTGCTCGACGAAAGAAGCGTCACCGAGTCCGCGAAGATGCTCGCGAGCGACCAGCGGGTGAGCCCGGCCGAGCTGCTGAGCCAGGCGATCCTCACCAGCCGCGGCAAGAGCATCCGTCCGAAGACCCTCGGGCAGAAGGAATACGTCGACGCGATCGACGAGAACACCATCGTCTTCGGCATCGGGCCGGCTGGCACCGGCAAGACCTATCTCGCGATGGCGAAGGCCGTGCAGTCGCTGCAGCGCAAAGAGGTCGAACGCATCATCCTCACCCGCCCTGCGGTGGAAGCGGGCGAACGCCTCGGCTACCTGCCCGGCAGTCTCACCGACAAGATCGACCCCTACCTCCGCCCGCTCTACGACGCCCTCAACGAGATGATGGATCCGGAGGTCGTTCCCAAACTGCTCGCCGCCGGCACCATCGAGGTAGCCCCTCTCGCCTACATGCGTGGTCGCACGCTGAACAACGCGTTCATCGTGCTCGACGAGGCGCAGAACACCACTCCGGAGCAGATGAAGATGTTCCTCACCCGGCTCGGTCACGGTTCCAAGATGGTGATCACCGGCGATATCACCCAGGTCGACCTGCCGGTCGGTGCCAGCGGTCTCCAGCTCGTGACCCGGGTGCTCGACGAGATCGATGAGATCCATTTCGCGCGCCTGACCAGCGAGGATGTGGTGCGCCACAACCTCGTCGGCCGCATCGTCGACGCGTACACCAAGTACGATGCAGAGCGGCAGGCACAGCGCTTCGACCGGGAACAGGGGGGTCGATCGTGA
- the dnaJ gene encoding molecular chaperone DnaJ, with protein sequence MADHYEVLGVDRSATTDEIKKAYRRLARELHPDVNPGADASEQFKLVTHAYDVLSDSQQRQQYDLGPQTGFGGQGGQGFGGFGDIFESFFGGGQTRGPRSRRERGQDALVRVEVDLEEIIFGTTRDIEVDTAVLCETCDGSCCAPGTTPVTCDICHGSGQIQRTVRSLLGNVMTSSPCGTCRGYGTVIPNPCPTCQGQGRVRARRSIPVDIPAGVDTGLRLQMPNQGEVGPAGGTAGDLYLEIKVRHHDVFSRNGDDILATLEVQMTDAILGTRATLKTLDGEVAVDIRPGTQSAEVITIKDRGVTHLRGSGRGDLKIGVQVTTPVKLSHKEQDLIKQFASTRKAAAPTLTHFQQGLFQKLRDRFLNI encoded by the coding sequence TTGGCTGACCACTACGAAGTACTCGGTGTCGACCGCAGCGCGACGACAGACGAGATCAAGAAGGCGTACCGTCGCCTCGCGCGGGAACTGCATCCCGACGTGAACCCCGGAGCGGATGCCTCGGAGCAGTTCAAGCTCGTCACGCACGCCTACGACGTGCTCTCCGATTCGCAGCAGCGCCAGCAGTACGACCTCGGACCCCAGACCGGTTTCGGTGGGCAGGGTGGACAGGGCTTCGGCGGCTTCGGTGACATCTTCGAATCCTTCTTCGGCGGTGGGCAGACCCGTGGGCCACGCTCGCGCCGCGAACGCGGACAGGACGCCCTCGTGCGCGTGGAGGTCGACCTCGAGGAGATCATCTTCGGCACGACCCGCGACATCGAGGTGGACACCGCCGTGCTCTGCGAGACCTGCGATGGCTCGTGCTGCGCGCCGGGGACCACCCCGGTCACCTGCGACATCTGCCACGGCAGCGGGCAGATCCAGCGCACTGTGCGCAGCCTGCTTGGCAATGTGATGACATCGAGCCCGTGCGGCACCTGCCGCGGCTACGGCACCGTGATCCCGAACCCCTGCCCCACCTGCCAGGGCCAGGGTCGCGTTCGGGCGCGCCGAAGCATCCCGGTCGATATCCCCGCCGGGGTCGACACCGGACTGCGCCTGCAGATGCCCAACCAGGGTGAGGTCGGTCCGGCCGGCGGCACCGCCGGTGATCTCTACCTCGAGATCAAGGTTCGCCATCACGACGTGTTCAGCCGCAACGGTGACGACATCCTCGCGACCCTCGAGGTGCAGATGACGGACGCCATCCTCGGCACCAGGGCGACGCTCAAGACGCTCGATGGCGAGGTCGCGGTCGACATCCGTCCCGGTACCCAGAGCGCGGAGGTCATCACGATCAAGGATCGCGGCGTTACCCACCTGCGCGGCAGCGGGCGTGGTGACCTCAAGATCGGAGTGCAGGTGACGACCCCGGTGAAGCTCAGTCACAAGGAGCAGGATCTCATCAAGCAGTTCGCGAGCACTCGCAAGGCCGCGGCACCGACGCTCACGCACTTCCAGCAGGGCCTGTTCCAGAAGCTGCGCGACCGGTTCCTCAACATCTGA
- a CDS encoding acyl-CoA dehydrogenase, translating into MSDYRPPVSDLAFVLEHVVGYPQVAALPGYEHADLDSVVGLLEDCGDFMVKVVAPTNQSGDVEGAQRDPDGSVRTPAAFKSAYRQYVDAGWGSVPFPEEFDGGGFPWSVGLAIQEMLGSSNMAFALCPLLTQGAIDALLHYGDDAQKNTYLPKMISGEWTGTMNLTEPQAGSDVGALTTRAVPNGDGTYAITGQKIYITYGEHDLSEQIVHLVLARTPGAPAGTRGISCFIVPKFHVHDDGSLGEHNGVSCLSIEHKLGIHGAPTCVLSYEDATGYLIGEENLGMRIMFVMMNSARLSVGTQGLSIGERAYQGSLAYAQDRTQGKAIGATVDSPIIDFPDVRRMLMTQKAYLSALRRLVLFNAVQIDLSTHGTDEAARMRASEIVGLLTPISKSFGTDLGVELTSLALQVYGGMGYIEETGAAQHFRDVRITPIYEGTNGIQAADLVGRKLAVRGGASFLEFIATMREIDTELAAAGESFETIRLQLRTQLDSLEAATGWMLRTSQSDPNAVLAGSSPYLRMWGLTVGGWLMARSALAGEATGDADLADTQLVLARFYAEQLLPQVAGLFGAATGGARDLFALDADQLAGRVRSGSIG; encoded by the coding sequence ATGAGCGATTACCGTCCCCCCGTGTCCGATCTTGCCTTCGTCCTCGAGCACGTGGTGGGGTATCCCCAGGTTGCCGCGCTCCCCGGCTATGAGCACGCCGATCTCGACTCCGTCGTCGGCCTGTTGGAAGACTGCGGCGACTTCATGGTGAAGGTCGTCGCGCCCACCAACCAGTCCGGGGACGTCGAGGGCGCGCAGCGCGATCCCGACGGCTCCGTCCGCACGCCGGCCGCCTTCAAGTCCGCCTATCGCCAGTACGTCGATGCGGGGTGGGGCAGCGTGCCGTTCCCCGAGGAGTTCGACGGCGGCGGCTTCCCGTGGTCCGTCGGCCTCGCCATCCAGGAGATGCTCGGCTCTTCGAACATGGCCTTCGCGCTCTGTCCACTGCTCACGCAGGGCGCCATCGATGCCCTCCTGCACTACGGGGACGACGCGCAGAAGAACACCTACCTGCCCAAGATGATCAGTGGCGAGTGGACCGGCACGATGAACCTCACCGAGCCTCAGGCGGGGTCGGATGTCGGGGCGCTCACCACTCGCGCCGTTCCCAACGGCGACGGCACCTATGCCATCACCGGCCAGAAGATCTACATCACCTACGGCGAGCACGATCTCTCCGAGCAGATCGTGCACCTCGTGCTCGCCCGCACACCGGGAGCCCCGGCCGGCACCCGCGGGATCTCCTGCTTCATCGTGCCGAAGTTCCACGTGCACGACGACGGTTCGCTCGGCGAGCACAACGGTGTCAGCTGCCTCTCGATCGAGCACAAGCTGGGCATCCACGGTGCCCCGACCTGCGTGCTCTCCTACGAGGACGCGACGGGGTACCTGATCGGCGAGGAGAACCTCGGCATGCGCATCATGTTCGTCATGATGAACAGCGCTCGGCTCTCGGTGGGCACCCAGGGCCTGTCCATCGGCGAGCGCGCTTACCAGGGCTCGCTCGCCTACGCGCAGGACCGCACCCAGGGCAAGGCGATCGGTGCCACCGTCGATTCGCCGATCATCGACTTCCCTGACGTGCGTCGCATGCTGATGACGCAGAAGGCGTACCTCTCGGCGCTCCGTCGTCTCGTGCTCTTCAATGCGGTGCAGATCGACCTCAGCACCCACGGTACCGACGAGGCGGCCCGGATGCGGGCATCCGAGATCGTGGGCCTGCTCACCCCGATCAGCAAGTCCTTCGGCACCGACCTCGGCGTCGAGCTGACCTCCCTCGCCCTGCAGGTCTACGGGGGCATGGGCTATATCGAGGAGACCGGCGCGGCCCAGCACTTCCGCGACGTGCGCATCACTCCGATCTACGAGGGCACCAACGGCATCCAGGCCGCGGACCTCGTCGGCCGCAAGCTCGCGGTGCGCGGCGGAGCATCCTTCCTCGAATTCATCGCGACCATGCGCGAGATCGACACCGAGCTCGCGGCCGCGGGGGAGTCCTTCGAGACGATCCGGTTGCAGCTTCGCACCCAGCTGGACTCGCTCGAGGCGGCGACCGGATGGATGCTGCGCACCAGTCAGTCCGACCCGAACGCCGTGCTCGCCGGCTCGTCTCCCTACCTCCGCATGTGGGGACTCACCGTGGGTGGCTGGCTGATGGCGCGCTCGGCTCTCGCCGGCGAGGCCACCGGCGACGCGGACCTCGCCGACACCCAGCTCGTGCTTGCTCGCTTCTATGCCGAGCAGCTGCTGCCGCAGGTGGCAGGACTCTTCGGCGCAGCCACTGGCGGCGCGCGGGACCTGTTCGCCCTCGACGCCGACCAGCTCGCCGGGCGGGTGCGGAGCGGCTCGATCGGCTAG
- the hrcA gene encoding heat-inducible transcriptional repressor HrcA — translation MVSERGLDVLRVIVQDYVASREPVGSKSIVDRHSFGVSAATIRNDMALLEEEELIAAPHTSSGRIPTDKGYRVFVNQLADLRPLSPAQRTAIETFLGSSADLDQVLGRTVRLLSQLTNQVALVQYPSLSRSRIRHVELVRLASSRVMTVLITDTGRVEQRLLDVSDELEEKFLSQLGSRLNASLGGLGLAEAAEKLAQLPEQFSPAEAPAVGRIASALIEQVLANRQDRLVMAGTANLVRTEEDFSGSIYPVLEAIEEQVTLLRLFGEMEPDQNGFSVSIGKENASFGLGETSVLTTGYATSGGEVSRLGVIGPTRMDYSNNIAAVRAVARYLSRLLGED, via the coding sequence ATGGTGTCGGAGCGAGGCCTCGACGTGCTGCGCGTCATCGTGCAGGACTACGTCGCGTCGCGCGAGCCGGTGGGATCCAAATCCATCGTGGATCGCCACTCCTTCGGAGTCTCGGCAGCGACCATCCGCAACGACATGGCGCTGCTCGAAGAGGAGGAGCTCATCGCGGCGCCGCACACCTCGTCCGGGCGCATCCCCACGGACAAGGGCTACCGCGTGTTCGTGAACCAGCTCGCCGATCTGCGACCGCTCAGCCCCGCGCAGCGCACCGCTATCGAGACCTTTCTCGGGTCATCCGCCGACCTCGACCAGGTGCTCGGACGCACTGTGCGGTTGCTGTCGCAGCTCACCAACCAGGTCGCGCTCGTGCAGTATCCCTCGCTTTCTCGCTCGCGCATCCGCCACGTCGAACTCGTGCGCCTCGCTTCGTCCCGTGTCATGACCGTGCTGATCACCGACACCGGCCGAGTGGAGCAGCGCTTGCTCGACGTCTCAGACGAGCTTGAGGAGAAATTCCTCTCCCAGCTCGGATCCCGGCTGAACGCGAGTCTGGGCGGACTCGGGCTCGCGGAGGCCGCCGAGAAGCTGGCGCAGCTGCCCGAGCAGTTCTCGCCGGCGGAGGCCCCGGCGGTCGGCCGGATCGCATCGGCCCTCATCGAACAGGTGCTCGCCAACCGCCAGGACCGGCTGGTCATGGCCGGGACTGCGAACCTGGTGCGCACCGAGGAAGACTTCAGCGGCAGCATCTACCCTGTTCTCGAGGCGATCGAGGAGCAGGTGACGCTGCTGCGGCTGTTCGGCGAGATGGAGCCGGACCAGAACGGCTTCTCGGTGTCGATCGGCAAGGAGAATGCCTCCTTCGGCCTGGGGGAGACCTCGGTGCTGACCACCGGTTACGCCACTTCCGGTGGGGAAGTGTCACGCCTCGGCGTGATCGGCCCCACCCGCATGGACTATTCGAACAACATCGCGGCAGTGAGAGCTGTCGCCCGCTACCTGTCCCGCCTGCTCGGCGAGGACTGA
- the hemW gene encoding radical SAM family heme chaperone HemW gives MPSALPLADPAPSDGALPASVTVGAAERNFGVYLHVPFCRVRCGYCDFNTYTSDELRGAKRTDYAGQAIAEVALARDILDRVLLPSRKVSTVFFGGGTPTMLPVTDLTAMLAAVRQTWGLERGAEVTTEANPDSVDAAYLRSLADAGFTRVSFGMQSAVPHVLATLERTHDPERVPLVVQWARDAGLEVSLDLIYGTPGESLEDWRVSLEHAIAQHPDHLSAYSLIVEDGTKLARQIRRGDVAQPDEDLQADMYELADELLGSAGYGWYEVSNWARESSGDFAEHRSRHNLAYWQGHDWWGIGPGAHSHVGGVRWWNVKHPAAYADRIGAGLSPGAGRETLDEETRRVEGVLLGTRIREGLVIAELPAGARTAVAGLIGDGLVDGASAVRGLLVLTLRGRLLADAVVRRLLD, from the coding sequence ATGCCGAGCGCTCTCCCGCTCGCCGATCCGGCGCCGTCCGACGGCGCGCTGCCCGCCTCCGTCACCGTCGGTGCCGCTGAACGCAATTTCGGCGTGTACCTCCACGTGCCGTTCTGCCGCGTGCGCTGCGGGTACTGCGACTTCAACACCTATACCTCCGACGAGCTGCGCGGAGCGAAGCGCACGGACTACGCCGGACAGGCGATCGCCGAGGTCGCCCTCGCGCGGGACATCCTCGATCGGGTGCTGCTCCCGAGCCGCAAGGTCTCCACCGTGTTCTTCGGCGGGGGCACACCCACCATGCTTCCGGTCACCGATCTCACCGCAATGCTCGCGGCGGTCAGGCAGACCTGGGGACTGGAGCGCGGCGCGGAGGTCACCACCGAGGCGAACCCCGATTCAGTGGATGCCGCCTACCTCCGATCCCTCGCGGACGCGGGGTTCACGCGCGTGTCTTTCGGCATGCAGTCGGCCGTGCCGCACGTGCTCGCGACTCTCGAGCGTACTCACGACCCCGAGCGGGTGCCTCTCGTGGTGCAGTGGGCCCGCGACGCCGGACTGGAGGTGAGCCTCGATCTCATCTATGGCACACCGGGGGAATCCCTCGAAGATTGGCGGGTGTCGCTCGAGCACGCCATCGCCCAGCATCCGGACCACCTCTCGGCCTATTCGCTCATCGTGGAGGACGGAACGAAGCTCGCGCGGCAGATCCGTCGGGGCGATGTGGCACAGCCTGACGAAGATCTTCAGGCAGACATGTACGAGCTCGCAGACGAGTTGCTCGGTTCCGCCGGCTACGGCTGGTACGAGGTCAGCAATTGGGCGCGCGAGTCATCGGGGGATTTCGCCGAGCACCGGTCGCGGCACAATCTCGCCTACTGGCAGGGCCATGACTGGTGGGGGATCGGTCCCGGGGCGCACAGCCATGTCGGCGGGGTGCGCTGGTGGAACGTGAAGCATCCTGCTGCCTACGCCGACCGGATCGGCGCTGGTCTGTCGCCCGGGGCCGGGCGAGAGACCCTCGACGAGGAGACCCGGCGGGTTGAGGGCGTGCTGCTCGGCACGCGCATCCGAGAGGGGCTGGTCATCGCCGAGCTCCCGGCGGGCGCACGCACCGCCGTTGCGGGACTAATCGGCGACGGACTCGTCGACGGCGCGTCCGCCGTGCGCGGCTTGCTCGTGTTGACGCTGCGCGGGCGCCTGCTCGCCGATGCGGTGGTGCGGCGGCTGCTCGACTAG
- a CDS encoding DUF4870 domain-containing protein produces the protein MTDPISTPAAPQPAAPLTEAEDRQWASFAHLGGIIGFLPSLIIWLVFKDRGRFTNTEGKEALNFQITMVAAYIVGSILSVIVIGFLITLAAAIVSIIFSIIGFTKAKDGIAYRYPFAIRLIK, from the coding sequence ATGACCGACCCCATCTCCACGCCGGCTGCACCGCAACCGGCTGCGCCCCTCACCGAGGCTGAGGACCGCCAGTGGGCGTCGTTCGCACACCTCGGGGGCATCATCGGCTTCCTGCCCTCGCTGATCATCTGGCTCGTCTTCAAGGACCGTGGTCGTTTCACCAACACCGAAGGCAAAGAGGCACTGAACTTCCAGATCACGATGGTGGCCGCGTACATCGTCGGATCGATCCTGAGCGTCATCGTCATCGGATTCCTGATCACACTCGCTGCGGCGATCGTCTCGATCATCTTCTCGATCATCGGCTTCACCAAGGCCAAGGACGGCATCGCGTACCGTTACCCCTTCGCCATCCGCCTCATCAAGTAA
- a CDS encoding DUF1990 family protein, with protein MPAKLPLWERPVTYASIGATQSADLLTKSPSGYRPFRQRTRIGHGDARWDYAWTEVMSWGIQRNSGFRVDVADVPAAVSDQTYVPVAFDEAGAPLADAVAGDEVVFGPDGAPFIVPGDSVVLEIPFGPFQVTAPARVVYVVNEVNRRGFAYGTLPGHPESGEESFIVEQTDDGSVWLEISAFSRPANALWWLVYPVLRFSQAYYTRRYFESLSGTLAPTTEA; from the coding sequence ATGCCCGCGAAGCTGCCGCTCTGGGAGCGGCCCGTCACCTATGCGAGCATCGGGGCGACCCAGTCGGCCGACCTGCTCACCAAGTCGCCCTCCGGCTACCGGCCGTTCCGTCAGCGCACCAGAATCGGCCACGGTGACGCACGGTGGGACTACGCCTGGACCGAGGTGATGTCCTGGGGAATCCAGCGCAACAGCGGTTTCCGCGTCGACGTGGCCGATGTTCCGGCGGCCGTCAGCGACCAGACCTACGTGCCCGTCGCCTTCGATGAGGCCGGCGCACCGCTCGCGGACGCGGTCGCCGGCGACGAGGTGGTGTTCGGGCCCGACGGTGCCCCCTTCATCGTGCCCGGCGACTCTGTCGTGCTCGAGATCCCCTTCGGGCCGTTCCAGGTGACCGCCCCGGCGCGGGTGGTCTATGTGGTCAACGAGGTGAATCGCCGCGGTTTCGCCTACGGCACCCTGCCGGGGCATCCCGAGAGCGGCGAGGAGTCGTTCATCGTCGAACAGACGGACGACGGATCGGTCTGGCTGGAGATCAGCGCGTTCTCGCGGCCGGCCAACGCTCTCTGGTGGCTCGTCTACCCGGTGCTGCGCTTCTCGCAGGCCTACTACACCCGGCGTTACTTCGAATCACTCTCCGGCACCCTCGCGCCGACGACCGAGGCCTGA
- the lepA gene encoding translation elongation factor 4, translated as MSPRALKALEPASTDPAFIRNFCIIAHIDHGKSTLADRMLQITGVVSDRDMRAQYLDRMDIERERGITIKSQAVRMPWELDGQTYALNMIDTPGHVDFTYEVSRSLAACEGAILLVDAAQGIEAQTLANLYLALDNDLTIIPVLNKIDLPAADPEKYIKEIVGLLGCKPEDILLVSGKTGVGVPELLDRATRLIPPPVGDATAPARAMIFDSVYDAYRGVITYVRMIDGALKPREKIMMMSTKSAHEVLEIGVSAPEPTPTKGLGVGEVGYLITGVKDVRLSKVGDTVTSFMKPATVALKGYSEPMPMVFSGIYPIDGSDYPVLREALDKLKLSDAALVYEPETSVALGFGFRCGFLGLLHLEIVTERLEREFGLDLIATAPSVIYEVTTDDKKTVTVTNPSEFPGGKIASVSEPVVKASILTPKDFVGTVMELCQGRRGTMQGMEYVGEDRVELHYTMPLGEIVFDFFDQLKSRTAGYASLDYEPTGDQDADLVKVDILLQGEAVDAFSAIVHRDKAYAYGVLMTERLKKLIPRQQFEVPIQAAIGARIIARESISAMRKDVLAKCYGGDITRKRKLLEKQKEGKKRMKMVGRVEVPQEAFIAALSGDTETKKEK; from the coding sequence GTGAGCCCCAGAGCATTGAAGGCCCTCGAGCCGGCTTCGACCGACCCCGCCTTCATCCGCAACTTCTGCATCATCGCGCACATCGACCACGGCAAATCCACGCTCGCCGACCGGATGCTGCAGATCACCGGCGTGGTGAGCGACCGCGACATGCGCGCCCAATACCTCGACCGCATGGACATCGAGCGCGAGCGCGGCATCACGATCAAGAGCCAGGCCGTGCGGATGCCGTGGGAGCTCGACGGCCAGACCTACGCGCTCAACATGATCGACACCCCCGGCCACGTGGACTTCACTTACGAGGTCTCGCGCTCGCTCGCGGCCTGCGAGGGGGCGATCCTGCTCGTGGACGCCGCGCAGGGCATCGAAGCGCAGACGCTCGCCAACCTCTACCTCGCGCTCGACAACGACCTCACGATCATCCCGGTGCTGAACAAGATCGACTTGCCCGCCGCGGACCCCGAGAAGTACATCAAGGAGATCGTCGGGCTGCTCGGATGCAAGCCGGAAGACATCCTGCTCGTCTCCGGCAAGACCGGCGTCGGCGTGCCGGAACTGCTCGACCGCGCCACCCGCCTCATCCCGCCGCCTGTCGGCGACGCGACGGCGCCCGCCCGCGCCATGATCTTCGACTCCGTCTACGACGCCTATCGCGGCGTGATCACCTATGTGCGCATGATCGACGGGGCGCTCAAGCCGCGCGAGAAGATCATGATGATGAGCACCAAGAGCGCCCACGAGGTGCTCGAGATCGGAGTGAGCGCCCCCGAGCCGACCCCGACGAAGGGGCTCGGCGTCGGCGAGGTCGGCTACCTCATCACCGGCGTCAAAGACGTGCGGCTCAGCAAGGTGGGTGACACCGTGACGAGTTTCATGAAGCCCGCGACCGTCGCCCTCAAGGGCTACTCCGAGCCGATGCCGATGGTCTTCTCCGGCATCTACCCGATCGACGGCTCTGATTATCCGGTGCTGCGCGAGGCCCTGGACAAGCTCAAGCTCTCGGATGCCGCACTGGTCTACGAGCCCGAGACCTCCGTGGCGCTCGGCTTCGGCTTCCGCTGCGGATTCCTCGGACTGCTGCACCTGGAGATCGTCACGGAACGGCTGGAACGTGAGTTCGGTCTCGACCTCATCGCGACGGCGCCGAGCGTGATCTACGAGGTCACGACCGACGACAAGAAGACCGTGACGGTCACCAACCCCAGCGAATTCCCTGGCGGCAAGATTGCCTCGGTGAGCGAACCCGTGGTGAAGGCATCCATCCTCACTCCGAAGGACTTCGTCGGCACCGTGATGGAACTCTGCCAGGGCCGCCGCGGCACCATGCAGGGTATGGAATACGTGGGGGAAGACCGGGTCGAGTTGCACTATACGATGCCGCTCGGCGAGATCGTGTTCGACTTCTTCGACCAGCTGAAGAGCCGCACCGCCGGTTACGCCTCGTTGGATTACGAACCGACCGGCGATCAGGATGCGGACCTCGTGAAGGTCGACATCCTGCTGCAGGGCGAGGCGGTGGATGCCTTCAGCGCCATCGTTCACCGCGACAAGGCCTACGCCTACGGCGTGCTGATGACGGAGCGGCTCAAGAAGCTGATCCCGCGCCAGCAGTTCGAGGTGCCGATCCAGGCTGCCATCGGTGCCCGGATCATCGCCCGTGAGTCGATCAGCGCGATGCGTAAGGACGTGCTCGCCAAGTGCTACGGCGGTGACATCACCCGCAAGCGCAAGCTCCTCGAGAAGCAGAAAGAGGGCAAGAAGCGCATGAAGATGGTGGGTCGCGTCGAGGTTCCGCAGGAGGCGTTCATCGCGGCGCTCAGCGGTGACACGGAGACCAAGAAAGAGAAGTAA
- a CDS encoding 16S rRNA (uracil(1498)-N(3))-methyltransferase, giving the protein MAHFYLSEELVSATVGERITVGGAEARHAVTVSRIAEGESISIGNGAGLMVSGTVVSAEHTEFVVEVSTVVDAPPASPAIWLVQALAKGDRDEQAVQQATELGVDGVIPWSAQRSIVKWEGAKVRKGHDRWSAIVREASKQSVRSWVPEVGDLASLTVLVALAKVTRMLLLEPTAPLALSALEPDDRDVVLVVGPEGGISPSELTRLEAAGATPVRLGGTILRTSTAGPAAVAVLNARLGRW; this is encoded by the coding sequence ATGGCCCACTTCTACCTGAGCGAAGAGCTGGTCTCCGCGACCGTCGGTGAGCGGATCACGGTCGGGGGAGCGGAGGCGCGCCACGCCGTCACGGTGAGCCGTATCGCCGAAGGCGAGTCGATCTCGATCGGCAACGGAGCGGGCCTGATGGTCTCCGGCACGGTGGTCTCGGCGGAGCACACCGAATTCGTGGTCGAGGTTTCGACGGTTGTCGACGCCCCTCCGGCGTCGCCGGCGATCTGGCTCGTTCAGGCTCTCGCGAAGGGCGACCGCGACGAACAGGCGGTGCAGCAGGCCACAGAGCTCGGCGTCGACGGCGTCATCCCCTGGTCCGCCCAGCGCTCGATCGTCAAATGGGAGGGCGCGAAGGTGCGCAAGGGGCACGATCGCTGGAGCGCGATCGTGCGGGAGGCCAGCAAACAGTCGGTGCGGTCGTGGGTGCCGGAGGTGGGCGATCTCGCCTCCCTCACCGTGCTCGTCGCCCTCGCGAAGGTCACCCGGATGCTCCTGCTGGAGCCCACCGCGCCGCTCGCCCTCAGTGCGCTAGAGCCAGACGACCGGGATGTGGTGCTCGTCGTGGGACCGGAGGGCGGAATCTCACCCTCGGAGCTCACTCGCCTCGAGGCCGCTGGCGCGACACCGGTGCGGCTCGGGGGCACGATCCTGCGCACCTCCACCGCGGGTCCTGCCGCCGTCGCGGTGCTCAACGCACGGCTCGGGCGCTGGTAG
- a CDS encoding DUF4870 domain-containing protein, translating into MSETTPNPYQTPTPFSPSDEKLWAMLVHLGGIFFHFLPALIGYLVLRDRGPFVREHTRTALNFQLTVLLGYVVGLFTLWLFVGAIIILAVAVLDIVFSIIAAIAANRGEWYTYPVAVKFISA; encoded by the coding sequence ATGTCAGAAACCACGCCGAACCCGTACCAGACGCCGACGCCATTCAGTCCGAGCGACGAAAAGCTCTGGGCGATGCTCGTTCACCTCGGCGGGATCTTCTTCCACTTCCTGCCGGCACTGATCGGTTACCTGGTTCTGCGCGACCGCGGTCCATTCGTGCGCGAACACACCCGCACGGCGCTCAATTTCCAACTCACCGTTCTTCTCGGCTACGTCGTAGGACTGTTCACCCTCTGGCTGTTCGTTGGCGCGATCATCATCCTGGCCGTCGCCGTGCTCGACATCGTTTTCAGCATCATCGCCGCGATCGCCGCCAACCGGGGCGAGTGGTACACCTACCCGGTGGCCGTGAAGTTCATCTCGGCCTAG
- a CDS encoding HIT domain-containing protein has protein sequence MSTTAEPSLFTRIVAREIPADIVFENERIIAFRDIAPKAPVHLLVVPKTAEFANVTELAAADPALLAEIVAVVQQLADEHCDGQYRLVFNTGEQAGQTIFHVHAHLLGGTLTEGTLGQ, from the coding sequence ATGTCGACTACAGCGGAGCCTTCGCTCTTCACGCGCATCGTTGCGCGCGAGATCCCGGCGGATATCGTCTTCGAGAACGAGCGGATCATCGCGTTCCGGGACATCGCCCCCAAGGCTCCCGTGCACCTGCTCGTGGTGCCGAAGACCGCGGAGTTCGCCAACGTGACCGAACTGGCCGCAGCGGACCCTGCGCTTCTCGCGGAGATCGTCGCGGTGGTGCAGCAACTCGCCGACGAGCACTGCGACGGCCAATACCGTCTCGTCTTCAACACCGGCGAACAGGCCGGACAGACCATCTTCCACGTTCACGCCCACCTTCTCGGTGGAACCCTTACCGAAGGAACCCTTGGCCAGTAG